CTTGAACTATTTAAGGTCCttattcctaattttttttcctctccctTTTGATGCACAgagaaatttaacaaaaatgggGAGTCAGTTCGACGGGGGAGAATGAATCTTGACCACCCGCGGATTATAGATGTGCAGAACTATAGGTACTAATTTACAATTAAatgttttactattttttttcgtGATCTTGTTTGTCTCTCTGTGATGTACGGTTCTAACTACTTGTCTTTGTTCAATTTGGAGCAGTGTTTTCGTAGCTACCTGGAATGTCGCCGGAAGATCCCCACCAAGTAATTTGAGTCTTGAAGATTGGCTTCATTCGTCACCTCCTGCAGACATTTATGTTCTTGGGTATGGCCTTGTTCGGTTGTCTTTATGTTCACATCTGCCACTACAGAAACTGTAAATGACCCATTACTAATTACGGCACTTCTATTCAATGTGTATTTCAGATTTCAAGAGATAGTTCCTCTAAATGCTGGTAATGTTCTGGGGGCAGAAGACAATGGTCCTGCCAAAAAATGGCTGGCTCTCATTCGAAAGACTCTTAATAATCGTCCAGGAACTAGTGGAAGTAGTGCTTGTTATACACCATCTCCCATTCCTGAGCCGGTTGTAGAAATGGATGCAGATTTTGAGGGATCAACTAGAAGGAAGAACTCATCCTTCTTCCATCGCCGATCATTTCAGACTACTCACACCTGGAAATTGGACAATGACCCTTCAGTTTCACAACCAAAACTTGATCGGCGATTCAGTGTGTGTGATAGGGTGATATTTGGTCACAGGCCAAGTGACTTCGACTCAAGTTTTAGATGGGGTCACAGGCCTAGTGATTACTCTAGACCTAGCGATTACTCGTACTCCAGACCCAGTGATTACTCCAGACCTAGTGATTACTCAAGATGGGGTTCCTCTGATGATGACAACGGTCCAGGAGATTCACCAAGTACTGTATTGTACTCACCGATGTCCTATGGTGGATCTGCATCCATGGACCATGGCTATAGGATGCCAGGAAATTCAAGGTACTGCCTAGTTGCCAGTAAGCAGATGGTTGGCATATTCCTCACAGTATGGGTGAGAAGTGAATTGAGCGAACATGTTAAAAACATGAAAGTATCTTGTGTAGGCAGAGGACTGATGGGTTATCTTGGAAATAAGGTATTCTTAGAATGAATCATAttagttttcaatttatttttttgacacATGTACTGTGCTATGATTTTCTCCTATTCAGGGCCAGATATAGTTAACTCACATTGCTTTGTTTGATAGGGATCTATTGCAGTCAGTATGTTATTGCACCAAACAAGCTTCTGCTTCATCTGTAGTCACTTAACCTCTGGACAGAAAGAGGGAGATCAGTTAAGAAGGAATGCTGATGTCATGGAGATCTTGAGAAAGACAAGGTTTCCGCGTGTTCATGGTGCGGGCGACGAGAAGTCCCCAGGAACAATCCTCCAGCATGAGTAAGTTCATCAACCATTAATAAACAGCAATGCATATGAAGGAAAAGAATATCTAGATAAGGAAGTAATGGGAACAGAATTGCTTTTATTCTCCTGtacattaatttaattgtttagttAAGGGGACTTGTGACTCAATCATTGATTCATATGCTGACATCTGTTATGCATCTATTGTTTTCCGGCATAAGATCCCCTATTCAAATAAAGAGTTTGGATAATGtcaaaaaatacattaaacactgagtttttttttttttttttttctggctgGTTTACAACTTCCAGATGTTTAGAAGTTTTTTaactgctttctttttcaaattgtaattatatatgttttgttccAGTCGAGTAATTTGGCTTGGGGATTTGAATTATCGTATTGCTCTCTCATACCGATCTGCCAAGGCACTTGTTGAGATGCAAAATTGGAGGGCATTGTTAGAAAATGACCAGGTATGTTTACAATTCTCTTAGTACTCTATAAATGTTCTTTGTTCTATTTTCATTATGCCTCGATATTATTATGACGAAGAGgcatatcataaaatacttttaatttaacACTTTGTTTGTTTTCTCGGCAGTTGCGGATAGAGCAGAGACAAGGTCGTGTTTTCGTGGGATGGAATGAAGGAAAAATTTATTTCCCACCAACATACAAGTATTCAACTAATTCAGACAGATATGCAGGGGATGATATGCACCCTAAGGAGAAGCGCCGAACGCCTGCTTGGTAAGAACATGTCTTCTACTAGAAGGCAAACGAACATAGTGTATAGAGCACTACTCACAAACAAACATAATTGTGATCCTGTATGggcatatttatattttataatccaGTGCTGATGCAACTAATTCTGTGTGCGAAGGTGTGATCGAATTTTGTGGCATGGAGAAGGCCTTCACCAGTTATCTTATGTTCGTGGTGAATCCAAGTTCTCTGATCATAGACCAGTTTATGGCATATTTTGGGCTGAGGTTGAGTCAAGTCATAGCCGGTTGAAGAAGAGCATGAGTTATTCTAGTTCCAGGATTGAGGTTGAAGAGCTTTTGCCATATTCACATGGCTACACAGAACTCAGCTTTTTTTGATGGATGGGAAGAAAGTGATGACCTATTTATCAAGtatgctctctctctctcacccACACATCCCAAATCCACATGTTGTTAGGGGACTAAACAAGCTTGCAATGCTTCATTTGTTCACTAATTATtggtattattatttattgtacaTTGTTCGTAATTCTTACTAGCAATTACTTTACCTTTCCAATGGTTAATTGGTTTCAAATTGGCTGTAACCAGGTTGTATATATCAGTGAAGAATTTCAATGGGTTTCTGCATATCAAGTGTGGTTTGCATCATCTCATTCAATCAGGTGAAAACCCCACCGaactttttatatttagttATCTATTTTCAGCCTTTTTGTTATGGGTGGGGGAAAGCATTCATATGGGTTGGCATGAAGGCCTTAATCATGATGGTACTCAGGCTTGCATATACTTTATAAATCAAGAACATGGAAGAGATACCCACTTAATTTTCCTGAAAAAATCttaatcatttcttttttagAAATTTCTCCAGAATAATTTGAATCTCTATGAAAACTCAGTTCTAGTCTTAATATGCACAATGTACTTAGCATATTATTGAAGTGTTTCACATTTACATTTCTTTCCATTGCTTAGTTCTTTTGAGAAGATGGTGTGTTTATTCCAATAATCATGTAAAATTTGGTCCCCGGCTGCAGGCAGGAATCACTTAAAAAGATTGCCATCCATGAAGGGTGATGGAGACACTCCATTGCCCACTAACCAAGAAAGGTCGGTActctcttttacttttttttttttttctggttttgaaaacattttggtttctttttgcctaatattatctttctttctttctttcatcagGTGTATATTTTGTAACTTGACTGGTTAACTAACTCCACACATGGCAAACGCAGAGTACCTTTGATCATCAGATATTGTTACCAAAACTTACCTGTTTCAGTACAACGCATAATTCAGTTTCCTGATAAACAAACACTGACCTTCACGGTATTCCTAAGTTCTTTGCAAGCTTTTGGAGCTCAGCACCCAGCTAGTGAAGATCAAGCCTTTTTGTTTTGCAGATGAACTCAGGACAGCCCAGTGGGTTGAGGATTATTTTGTTCAAGATTCTTTTGCTAGTTTAGGACATTTTTTATGACTGAAAGATGGCCGATGTAATCATTTGTGGAGCTACTT
Above is a genomic segment from Mangifera indica cultivar Alphonso chromosome 3, CATAS_Mindica_2.1, whole genome shotgun sequence containing:
- the LOC123210340 gene encoding type IV inositol polyphosphate 5-phosphatase 7-like translates to MRDGNSKSKLSWSKKMVRKWFNIKSKTEDFQADDPVYGGGEVEYRTSFSEREPCTIKKSKTEKFNKNGESVRRGRMNLDHPRIIDVQNYSVFVATWNVAGRSPPSNLSLEDWLHSSPPADIYVLGFQEIVPLNAGNVLGAEDNGPAKKWLALIRKTLNNRPGTSGSSACYTPSPIPEPVVEMDADFEGSTRRKNSSFFHRRSFQTTHTWKLDNDPSVSQPKLDRRFSVCDRVIFGHRPSDFDSSFRWGHRPSDYSRPSDYSYSRPSDYSRPSDYSRWGSSDDDNGPGDSPSTVLYSPMSYGGSASMDHGYRMPGNSRYCLVASKQMVGIFLTVWVRSELSEHVKNMKVSCVGRGLMGYLGNKGSIAVSMLLHQTSFCFICSHLTSGQKEGDQLRRNADVMEILRKTRFPRVHGAGDEKSPGTILQHDRVIWLGDLNYRIALSYRSAKALVEMQNWRALLENDQLRIEQRQGRVFVGWNEGKIYFPPTYKYSTNSDRYAGDDMHPKEKRRTPAWCDRILWHGEGLHQLSYVRGESKFSDHRPVYGIFWAEVESSHSRLKKSMSYSSSRIEVEELLPYSHGYTELSFF